One stretch of Centroberyx gerrardi isolate f3 chromosome 13, fCenGer3.hap1.cur.20231027, whole genome shotgun sequence DNA includes these proteins:
- the LOC139923325 gene encoding E3 ubiquitin-protein ligase RNF31: MPKVPGDMELETLTECQYSFPVQTVSELQTVRSVFPDLRLYVDFYCYPNKEKKRLVYLAGTVPVKFDGHDYNIPVCIWLHETHPVNRPRCYVCPSVSMVINPACPCVDAGGNISLDGLSNWTSGVSNLLLLITEMRRAFQKDTPLYATPPVQAPPTPAGVQVLDRPGQSGSDGSHQHPSTTTTSSSSFSSSSSSSSSLQTRRSSLTSIHLSGLRGSQWEQGKEIRVKKSYTEELLGIDFSAPGPPPSSSSSSSSSSNPFLSTASSAGGAPDSLSRMMGGLRLDSEAGRPQQGSGLGLHQGLSTQKPGTDALDGPDRTWKADSEQHWLTRSVLSGHTNFTNVSTDMGVAARLPPDKAAMFLSLVALEGRSFNPTDALEAVQLNKDLPSALKFLTHNCPICQDQVSFSKIITMTHCSCCLCQSCFKAYFSTAIKEKSIDQLVCPMCSRPEVRGQGGMEESMDYFNLLDTQIRHYLEPQIHELFQRKLRDRALQEMPNFCWCAHCSFGMLHEADRLRMDCPSCRKSTCSQCRSAWSPQHQGVSCQQFRAWQQQNQPDQHNLLRYNSIECPNCQFIFYLSKGGCLHFTCSQCQHQFCGGCRQPFGLGSVCGFSVDCGAKGLHAHHPRDCLYHLRDWGVARLHLLLQHYSVSLSWLGTANGSSADSNLGGVCSVLELRDAGSRREEPCGRPALPEYRGYCQSHYKERLVELINRSRADPAVLFGPVEMMSELRRWLVAVPTRRPQEAEPLYAQRLRTTLTSSVPLRKHGLSPVRLKGDLCPLPPPPPTERQVQQHLLMM, encoded by the exons ATGCCAAAGGTTCCTGGTGATATGGAGCTCGAGACTCTGACCGAG tgtcAGTACAGTTTTCCAGTACAGACAGTATCTGAGTTGCAGACGGTTCGTTCAGTTTTCCCTGATCTGCGCCTCTATGTGGATTTCTACT gTTATCCaaacaaggagaagaagaggctgGTGTATTTGGCCGGTACTGTTCCTGTTAAGTTTGACG GACATGATTATAATATCCCAGTGTGCATCTGGCTTCATGAAACCCACCCTGTCAACCGCCCCCGCTGTTACGTCTGCCCCTCCGTCTCCATGGTGATTAACCCCGCCTGTCCCTGTGTGGACGCCGGCGGGAACATCAGTCTGGACGGCCTCAGCAACTGGACCAGC gGCGTGTCCAATCTGTTACTGCTCATCACAGAGATGAGACGGGCCTTCCAGAAGGACACGCCCCTTTATGCCACTCCCCCTGTCCAAGCTCCACCCACTCCAGCAGGTGTGCAGGTGTTGGACCGACCCGGACAGTCTGGTTCAGATGGAAG CCATCAACAccccagcaccaccaccacctcctcctcctccttctcctcctcctcttcctcctcctcctccctgcagacCAGGCGCTCCTCGCTGACCTCCATTCATCTGTCTGGACTGAGAG GCAGCCAATGGGAGCAGGGCAAGGAGATCCGGGTGAAGAAGTCCTACACTGAGGAGCTCCTGGGGATCGACTTCAGCGCTCCCGgtcctcccccctcttcctcctcctcctcctcctcctcctccaaccccTTCCTCTCCACCGCCTCCTCAG CGGGCGGCGCTCCAGACTCCCTCAGCAGGATGATGGGCGGTCTGCGGCTGGACAGCGAGGCCGGTCGGCCCCAGCAGG GTTCTGGACTTGGACTCCATCAGGGCCTCAGCACTCAGAAACCCGGAACAGACGCTCTGGATGGACCGGACCGGACCTGG AAGGCTGATTCGGAGCAGCACTGGCTAACTCGCTCAGTGTTAtctggacatacaaacttcaccaatgtttcaactgacatgggg GTTGCAGCTCGTCTTCCTCCTGACAAAGCAGCCATGTTCCTCAGCCTGGTGGCCCTGGAGGGGCGGAGCTTCAACCCCACCGACGCCCTGGAGGCAGTCCAGCTCAACAAAGATCTCCCATCAGCCCTCAAATTCCTGACCCACAACTGTCCCATCTGTCAGGACCAGGTTTCCTTCAGTAAG aTCATCACCATGACCCACTGCTCCTGCTGCCTCTGTCAGTCTTGTTTCAAGGCTTACTTCTCCACAGCCATTAAGGAGAAGAGTATCGATCAGCTGGTGTGTCCGATGTGCAGCCggccagaggtcagaggtcagggaggCATGGAGGAGTCCATGGACTACTTCAACCTGCTGGACACCCAG ATCCGTCACTACCTGGAGCCTCAGATCCATGAGCTGTTCCAGAGGAAACTCAGAGACCGAGCGCTGCAGGAAATGCCAAACTTCTGCTGGTGCGCACAT tgttcGTTCGGCATGCTTCATGAAGCTGACAGGTTGAGGATGGACTGTCCCAGCTGCAGGAAGAGTACCTGCTCTCAATGTAGATCAGCt TGGTCTCCTCAGCATCAGGGAGTTTCTTGTCAGCAGTTCAGAGCATGGCAGCAGCAGAACCAGCCGGACCAGCACAACCTGCTTCGCTACAACAGCATAG AGTGTCCAAACTGCCAGTTCATCTTCTACCTGTCTAAAGGCGGCTGCCTGCACTTCACCTGCAGCCAGTGTCAGCATCAGTTCTGTGGAGGCTGCAGACAGCCGTTCGGACTGGGCTCT GTCTGTGGTTTCTCTGTGGACTGTGGAGCTAAAGGCCTCCATGCCCACCACCCCAGAGACTGCCTGTACCACCTGAGGGACTGGGGCGTGGCCCGCCTGCACCTGCTGCTACAG CATtacagcgtctctctctcctggttgGGAACAGCCAATGGCAGCTCAGCTGACTCTAATCTAGGAG GAGTGTGTTCGGTTCTGGAGCTGAGAGACGCCggcagcaggagggaggagcCATGTGGCCGACCCGCTCTGCCCGAATACAGAGGATACTGCCA GTCGCACTATAAGGAGCGCTTGGTGGAGCTGATCAACCGGAGCCGGGCCGACCCGGCCGTCCTCTTCGGCCCGGTGGAGATGATGTCGGAGCTGCGGCGCTGGCTGGTCGCCGTGCCGACCAGGAGACCGCAGGAGGCAGAGCCGCTGTACGCTCAGCGCCTTCGCACG actCTGACCAGCAGCGTTCCTCTCAGGAAACATGGACTCTCTCCAGTCAGACTGAAAGgtgacctttgccctctgccccccccacccccgaccGAGCGGCAGGTACAACAACACCTCTTAATGATGTGA